A single window of Candidatus Latescibacterota bacterium DNA harbors:
- a CDS encoding response regulator transcription factor: MMEKTRILLAEDDDNLGFVLEESLERQGYEVVRCVDGIQAKAAFHEGHFDLCLFDVMMPQKDGFTLAREIREKDQTTPIIFLTARSLKEDRIEGFKIGGDDYLAKPFSMEELILRIQAVLRRTGVSVDGDPSRTKFEIGAFTFDHSRHELTINKSTRKLTDKEADLLMLLCTHKNAILDREVALGRVWGEQGYFTSRSMDVYISKLRKHLVDDPRVEIENVRGKGFKLVVREE; encoded by the coding sequence CTGATGGAAAAAACACGAATATTACTGGCCGAAGACGATGACAACCTGGGATTTGTCCTCGAGGAATCACTCGAGCGTCAGGGATATGAAGTGGTGAGGTGTGTTGACGGAATCCAGGCTAAAGCGGCCTTTCATGAAGGTCATTTTGATCTCTGCCTTTTCGATGTCATGATGCCACAGAAAGACGGGTTCACGCTCGCGAGGGAGATCAGGGAAAAAGATCAGACGACCCCCATCATCTTCCTCACTGCAAGATCATTGAAAGAGGACAGGATCGAGGGTTTCAAAATCGGCGGGGATGACTATCTTGCCAAACCATTCAGCATGGAGGAACTGATACTTCGGATACAGGCGGTACTCCGCAGAACGGGAGTATCCGTCGACGGGGATCCTTCCCGGACAAAGTTTGAGATCGGCGCGTTCACTTTCGACCACAGTCGTCACGAACTGACCATTAATAAATCGACCAGGAAACTTACCGACAAGGAAGCCGACCTTCTCATGCTGCTTTGTACCCACAAAAATGCGATTCTCGACAGGGAAGTCGCCCTGGGCAGAGTCTGGGGTGAGCAGGGGTATTTCACGTCGCGCAGCATGGACGTCTACATATCGAAACTGCGGAAACACCTCGTCGACGACCCCCGCGTCGAGATAGAAAACGTACGCGGCAAGGGATTCAAGCTGGTAGTCCGTGAAGAATAA
- a CDS encoding PAS domain S-box protein yields the protein MVMEGVNVQQMKTPIRSKTEPTSWFKTARWKLPSTILAGIAIIILATWIIMAIFPGWSQSSMLFHSSLEVAGAVLGMVLAIFVLLPQQKVLTSRRMWIACAFIATGILDVFHSVVLLNNLYIWLRSLSMFTGGILLAMVLFPDREVSKKTTFITLFAIISGTLLVGSYSMHYPQILPVMEEHGGFTHIAKLMNILGASLAVLAGSSFVIQYRRAGRSQDQLPLILCLLLATSDIIFLTSSIWNAAGWLWQIVCFTGYCFAFSVIVFGNMRTEKRLHDSEKKYRKYVESSPIGIFVANSSGRYIDVNEAACQMTGYSRGELLELSIVDISSTNRSSDKVESFENLKKTGRIQQKVLIRKKDGTDIQILIEAVALPDDCFMALCSDVSELESIRENLDEVQLHLKSVLDNSPIVLWATDSDGIITVSEGGGLQSFGLNPGQLVDKSILEVYNNSPDLVSMIERGLAGEEFSYTTWGNEQALEHFIRPRNNKNGDVLGIVGVSTDITERRITEKEREKLLNATKERVKELKGLYEIAQIVNEQFSLETLCQSVSTIIPSAWQYPGITRCRLIFGGHEYDSEPFEPTIWKMDTCIQIFGEKRGVIEVYSLEESSDPDREVFLAEESELLDAISNMLGAAIERKQVEMELREQVDFTNRLTMMVPFGITLIDAKDMEITMVNRVAAGIIGLPPQEIIGRKCYELICSNKEMCVLSKIVNETYTVESSIINSSGDPVPIIKTAATIRLNQRECILDCFVDISEKKKSEYKANQLAEIVEKADEGIAIANLDGEIQYANQEWVRLHGYESGAQLKGEHWSIFHSEKQMREEILPFNEIVMQCGHLTGEAGHMRKDGTIFEALNTVTLLKDEKGVPHTLVNFTQDITGRKVIENELEQSRKFNAVGQLAAGIAHEVNTPIQYVGDNTRFLGESFQALSAVLGMYEELREATEHGEVSPELVERVAAAVEDADVPYLMEEIPLALRQTIEGIDHVSKIVLAMKEFSHPGSEDMEIGDINKILETTITLSRNEWKYTADLKTSLDPELPGIYCLPTEMSQVFLNIILNAAHAVGEKNADTGTKGVITVKTCLKDSFVKIQIEDDGPGVPGNIRDRVMEPFFTTKEVGKGSGQGLAIARSVVVDKHGGKFTFNTEEGKGTVFTIQLPFTEKMTPETVR from the coding sequence ATGGTCATGGAAGGCGTGAACGTCCAGCAGATGAAGACTCCGATAAGATCGAAAACTGAGCCCACTTCATGGTTCAAGACAGCAAGATGGAAACTGCCATCTACAATATTGGCCGGGATAGCTATAATAATTCTGGCCACCTGGATCATTATGGCTATATTCCCCGGCTGGAGTCAAAGCTCGATGCTGTTTCATTCCAGTCTGGAGGTTGCCGGGGCTGTACTTGGTATGGTTTTAGCGATATTCGTCCTGCTTCCTCAGCAGAAAGTCCTGACTTCAAGAAGGATGTGGATCGCCTGCGCGTTCATCGCTACAGGTATTCTCGATGTATTCCACAGTGTTGTCCTGTTGAATAATCTATATATATGGTTGCGCAGCCTGTCCATGTTTACAGGTGGGATCCTTCTGGCAATGGTATTGTTCCCTGATCGAGAGGTCTCAAAGAAAACCACATTCATCACACTCTTCGCCATCATATCAGGCACATTGCTTGTAGGCAGTTACTCGATGCATTACCCTCAAATTCTTCCAGTCATGGAAGAACATGGGGGTTTTACACATATAGCAAAATTGATGAATATCCTTGGTGCCAGCCTGGCCGTCCTTGCCGGTTCCAGTTTTGTCATTCAATATCGCAGAGCTGGAAGGTCGCAGGATCAGCTTCCCTTGATCTTGTGCCTGCTGCTGGCTACATCCGACATTATCTTCTTAACCTCTTCCATCTGGAATGCAGCCGGATGGCTCTGGCAGATAGTCTGCTTCACAGGTTATTGTTTTGCTTTCTCGGTGATTGTGTTTGGCAATATGCGGACGGAGAAAAGACTTCATGATAGTGAGAAAAAATACAGGAAATATGTGGAAAGTTCTCCGATCGGCATATTTGTCGCGAATTCCAGTGGCAGGTATATAGATGTAAACGAAGCTGCCTGTCAGATGACAGGGTATTCACGTGGTGAATTACTCGAATTGTCGATTGTTGATATATCCTCGACGAACAGATCTTCCGACAAAGTGGAATCTTTTGAAAATCTCAAGAAAACAGGCAGAATACAACAGAAAGTCCTTATTCGTAAAAAGGATGGCACAGACATTCAAATATTGATCGAGGCTGTCGCCCTTCCGGATGATTGTTTTATGGCGCTTTGTTCAGATGTAAGCGAGCTGGAGTCGATAAGGGAGAATCTGGACGAGGTTCAGTTACATCTGAAGTCCGTCCTCGATAATTCACCCATAGTATTGTGGGCGACTGACAGCGACGGGATAATCACCGTTTCTGAAGGGGGTGGGTTGCAGAGCTTCGGATTGAACCCGGGTCAGCTTGTCGACAAATCAATATTAGAGGTCTACAATAACAGCCCTGACCTGGTTTCTATGATCGAGCGCGGACTGGCCGGCGAAGAATTCTCCTATACGACGTGGGGCAATGAGCAGGCCTTGGAACATTTCATCAGACCAAGGAACAATAAAAATGGTGATGTTCTCGGGATCGTCGGAGTCTCGACCGACATTACCGAACGCAGGATAACTGAGAAGGAACGTGAAAAACTTCTCAACGCCACAAAGGAGCGCGTCAAGGAGCTTAAAGGGCTGTACGAAATAGCCCAGATAGTAAATGAACAATTCTCACTGGAAACTCTGTGCCAGAGTGTCTCGACTATTATCCCTTCTGCCTGGCAGTATCCCGGGATAACACGTTGTCGTTTGATCTTTGGCGGGCATGAGTATGATTCCGAACCATTCGAGCCGACCATATGGAAGATGGATACTTGTATCCAGATCTTTGGAGAAAAGCGCGGTGTCATAGAAGTATACAGCCTGGAAGAAAGTTCGGATCCAGACAGGGAGGTTTTCCTTGCCGAGGAAAGTGAACTGCTCGACGCTATCTCCAATATGCTGGGGGCGGCGATTGAGCGCAAACAGGTAGAGATGGAGCTGCGGGAGCAGGTCGATTTCACAAACAGACTCACAATGATGGTACCATTCGGCATTACACTCATTGATGCAAAGGACATGGAGATCACCATGGTGAACAGAGTAGCTGCTGGAATTATCGGGCTACCGCCACAGGAGATCATTGGACGGAAATGTTATGAATTAATTTGCTCGAACAAGGAGATGTGTGTTTTATCGAAAATTGTAAATGAAACCTACACTGTGGAGAGTAGCATCATTAACAGCAGCGGAGATCCAGTCCCCATTATTAAAACTGCTGCCACAATCAGGCTGAATCAAAGAGAGTGTATTCTTGACTGCTTTGTGGATATTTCCGAGAAAAAGAAATCTGAATATAAAGCGAATCAACTGGCAGAAATTGTAGAAAAGGCTGACGAAGGGATCGCCATCGCGAATCTGGACGGCGAAATACAATACGCGAATCAGGAATGGGTCAGACTGCACGGTTATGAGAGCGGTGCCCAGTTGAAGGGCGAGCATTGGAGCATCTTCCATTCGGAGAAACAGATGAGGGAAGAAATCCTTCCGTTCAACGAAATAGTCATGCAATGTGGACACCTTACGGGCGAAGCCGGACATATGCGAAAAGACGGCACAATATTCGAAGCCTTGAATACGGTCACCTTGCTTAAAGACGAAAAGGGTGTTCCACATACTTTGGTAAACTTCACGCAGGATATAACCGGCCGCAAGGTTATCGAAAACGAACTGGAACAATCACGCAAGTTCAACGCTGTGGGGCAGCTTGCGGCGGGCATTGCTCATGAAGTAAATACTCCCATCCAGTATGTGGGAGATAATACAAGATTTCTGGGTGAATCGTTTCAAGCTCTATCAGCTGTATTGGGAATGTATGAGGAACTCAGAGAAGCAACAGAACATGGTGAAGTCTCTCCCGAGCTTGTCGAGAGAGTCGCGGCTGCGGTAGAGGATGCGGATGTGCCCTACCTGATGGAAGAGATACCTCTGGCACTCAGGCAAACGATAGAAGGTATAGACCATGTCTCGAAGATCGTCCTGGCTATGAAGGAATTCTCCCACCCGGGCAGTGAGGATATGGAAATCGGGGATATAAACAAGATACTCGAGACTACCATCACACTGTCTCGTAATGAATGGAAGTATACTGCCGATCTGAAGACCTCACTTGACCCTGAACTACCCGGGATATATTGCCTTCCCACCGAGATGAGCCAGGTTTTTCTGAACATCATTTTGAACGCGGCTCATGCTGTCGGTGAAAAGAACGCTGACACCGGTACCAAAGGAGTCATTACAGTCAAGACCTGTCTGAAGGACAGCTTTGTAAAGATTCAAATAGAGGATGATGGCCCGGGTGTCCCCGGAAATATTCGTGATCGTGTGATGGAGCCATTCTTTACGACTAAAGAAGTAGGTAAGGGCAGTGGCCAGGGACTGGCTATCGCACGTTCTGTAGTCGTAGACAAGCATGGGGGGAAGTTTACTTTTAATACCGAAGAGGGCAAGGGCACTGTATTTACTATCCAATTGCCATTTACAGAGAAAATGACTCCAGAAACAGTCAGATGA
- a CDS encoding serine kinase: MTVKELVEKTSLKSLIEFDDREISGVFVSDMVSDVMAGAKSGNIWLTIQTHKSIIPAANLVDVSAVIITSGKAIPKETVDLASKHGIALLSTELPTFEIIGKFYGLGLGQ; this comes from the coding sequence GTGACTGTAAAAGAATTGGTTGAGAAGACAAGCCTTAAATCGCTGATCGAGTTCGATGACCGTGAAATAAGCGGTGTTTTTGTTTCCGACATGGTCAGTGACGTAATGGCAGGAGCTAAATCGGGCAACATCTGGCTGACAATTCAGACTCACAAAAGTATCATACCTGCGGCAAATCTTGTAGATGTGTCGGCAGTGATTATTACGAGTGGCAAGGCGATCCCGAAGGAGACTGTCGATCTCGCCTCGAAACATGGAATAGCACTATTGTCTACCGAGCTACCTACATTCGAGATTATCGGTAAATTTTACGGATTGGGTCTTGGACAATAA
- a CDS encoding 4Fe-4S binding protein, whose product MIKYFHAHRVIREKCMGHMTCMRRCPAEAIRVIRGKAVIADELCVDCGTCISVCPSKAVVAISDIFEGLKKYKYKVAIPSPVLYSQFEPSIHPYIIHMALKQLGFDKVVDIFFASDTLSVVIEKYMDDFKGRLPRISSHCPATVRLIQVKYPDLVELVVTLDAPREITAREIKENLPIELGMDPDDIAVVYISPCPAKIVSIKQPAEKARSWFDGTVSMNDVYSLLFPHVIGIKETFDISMVPDDFYFSADFTTFAGKNWSSRIGNRLVVTGVDHVMKIFDDIENSRLRNVNFVEALTCMQGCVGGPFAPENPYIARSNSYKQKSLYENIADLDERKIIDQYKNGYYNLENPVLPRPTKYFDGDLVTSIKRMKEKNKVYQKLPQIDCGCCGAPTCIAFAEDFVRGETELMNCIFLSQKVNLNNWADRENNQ is encoded by the coding sequence ATGATCAAATACTTTCATGCTCACAGGGTAATTCGCGAAAAGTGTATGGGACATATGACCTGTATGCGACGATGTCCGGCAGAGGCAATACGGGTCATCAGGGGGAAAGCCGTTATAGCCGATGAACTCTGCGTCGATTGCGGCACGTGCATATCTGTCTGCCCAAGCAAAGCGGTCGTTGCGATCTCCGATATATTCGAAGGACTCAAGAAATACAAGTACAAGGTCGCGATACCATCGCCCGTACTTTATTCACAGTTCGAGCCATCGATCCATCCGTACATCATTCATATGGCATTAAAACAACTCGGATTCGATAAGGTCGTCGACATCTTTTTTGCATCAGACACATTATCGGTCGTAATTGAGAAGTATATGGATGATTTCAAGGGTCGATTGCCAAGGATATCATCGCACTGCCCCGCCACTGTCCGGCTGATCCAGGTCAAATATCCCGACCTGGTCGAGCTTGTCGTCACACTCGACGCTCCAAGGGAAATAACAGCTCGAGAGATAAAAGAAAACCTGCCGATCGAACTGGGCATGGATCCTGATGATATCGCCGTTGTATATATATCTCCCTGCCCGGCAAAGATAGTCTCGATCAAACAGCCTGCAGAAAAGGCCAGATCCTGGTTCGATGGAACTGTATCGATGAATGACGTCTACTCACTCCTGTTTCCACATGTTATCGGAATTAAGGAAACATTCGATATAAGCATGGTGCCGGATGATTTTTATTTTTCCGCCGATTTTACGACTTTTGCCGGCAAAAACTGGTCATCGAGGATCGGGAACAGGCTGGTTGTCACTGGAGTCGATCACGTGATGAAGATCTTCGATGATATCGAGAACTCACGCCTGAGGAATGTCAATTTCGTTGAAGCCCTGACATGCATGCAGGGTTGCGTGGGTGGACCTTTTGCTCCGGAAAACCCGTACATCGCAAGATCGAACAGCTACAAGCAGAAATCACTCTACGAGAATATAGCTGATCTCGATGAAAGAAAGATCATAGACCAATACAAAAACGGATACTATAACCTTGAAAATCCTGTATTGCCCCGTCCGACGAAATACTTCGACGGTGACCTTGTGACCTCCATCAAGAGAATGAAAGAGAAAAATAAAGTCTACCAGAAACTTCCACAGATCGATTGCGGTTGTTGCGGCGCGCCGACCTGTATCGCGTTCGCTGAGGATTTCGTGCGGGGGGAGACAGAGCTTATGAATTGCATCTTTTTATCACAGAAGGTCAACCTTAATAATTGGGCAGACCGGGAGAATAA
- a CDS encoding anti-sigma regulatory factor, with product MSQDFLIEGNDFAGAGMVSTSIKSILKKIGFDPVFIRRIAISTYEAEMNVVMHARRAKVGLMVSPTLVEVILDDEGKGIPDIDKAMQNGYTTATEEMRALGFGSGMGLPNIDKNSDKLEIKSVVGVGTRLAIKFYVE from the coding sequence CTGAGTCAGGATTTCCTGATAGAAGGAAACGATTTCGCGGGCGCTGGAATGGTTTCTACTTCAATAAAATCGATTTTAAAAAAAATCGGGTTTGATCCGGTTTTTATCAGGAGAATCGCCATCTCGACTTATGAGGCAGAAATGAATGTAGTGATGCATGCCAGGAGGGCGAAAGTGGGCCTGATGGTATCCCCCACATTAGTCGAAGTGATTCTCGATGACGAGGGGAAAGGGATCCCCGACATCGACAAGGCGATGCAGAACGGGTATACGACTGCCACCGAGGAGATGAGGGCTCTTGGGTTCGGGTCGGGAATGGGATTACCTAATATCGACAAGAACTCCGACAAACTCGAGATAAAGAGTGTTGTAGGAGTGGGAACCAGGCTCGCGATAAAGTTCTATGTCGAATGA